The following are encoded in a window of Amycolatopsis lexingtonensis genomic DNA:
- a CDS encoding helix-turn-helix transcriptional regulator — translation MEIDRTGLAEFLRRRREALQPEDVGLPRGPRRRTSGLRREETAALCHMSADYYSRLERERGPHPSEQMIASIAQGLHLSLDERDHLFRLAGHRPPTRSSTSDHIGPGLLRVLDRLDDTPAEIVTELGETLRQNELCVALTGDTTSFTGPARSIGYRWFTDPATRNRYATEDHAFLSRLFTSGAREIATLRGPHSRAARLVELLLERSEEFRTLWEQHEIGIHPEEGKTFIHPEVGRLELHCQTLIDPGQSHALHVYTATPGTESYEKLQLLSVIGTTSLP, via the coding sequence ATGGAGATCGATCGGACCGGCCTGGCGGAGTTCCTCCGCCGCCGCCGGGAAGCCCTGCAACCGGAGGACGTCGGGCTGCCCCGCGGGCCACGCCGCCGGACCAGCGGACTGCGACGGGAAGAAACGGCCGCGCTCTGCCACATGTCGGCCGACTACTACTCGCGGCTCGAACGGGAGCGCGGCCCCCACCCGTCCGAGCAGATGATCGCCTCGATCGCGCAGGGCCTGCACCTTTCCCTCGACGAGCGCGATCACCTGTTCCGCCTCGCCGGCCACCGCCCACCCACCCGCAGCAGCACCAGCGACCACATCGGACCCGGTCTGCTGCGCGTGCTCGACCGCCTCGACGACACCCCCGCGGAGATCGTCACCGAACTCGGCGAAACACTCCGGCAGAACGAGCTCTGCGTTGCCCTCACCGGGGACACGACCTCGTTCACCGGTCCCGCGCGCAGCATCGGCTACCGGTGGTTCACCGACCCGGCCACGCGGAACCGGTACGCGACCGAGGACCACGCCTTCCTGTCCCGGCTGTTCACCTCGGGCGCGAGGGAGATCGCAACCCTGCGCGGCCCGCATTCCCGGGCCGCCCGTCTCGTGGAACTGCTCCTCGAACGGAGCGAGGAGTTCCGGACGCTGTGGGAACAGCACGAGATCGGCATCCACCCGGAGGAAGGCAAGACCTTCATCCACCCCGAAGTCGGCCGGCTCGAACTGCACTGCCAGACGCTGATCGACCCCGGGCAATCCCACGCCCTGCACGTCTACACCGCGACGCCGGGCACCGAAAGCTACGAAAAACTGCAGCTGCTGTCCGTGATCGGGACGACCTCGTTGCCCTGA
- a CDS encoding SAM-dependent methyltransferase — protein sequence MTLALPPGLFTARTWRRPVASPARIHDAALGGTDNYVLDREALAALEHAAPGFTELLRATRAWHVRVVRHLAGRGIDQFLDLSAGLPRTRENTHQVAQRYNHDAKVVYTYTNPLLLSYARALLDDNDATHIVPGDHLDPHRLLDSEHLCSALDLRRPVAVLMTRGVQHELDDHRLGAALAGYRALLAPGSVLALSGWAEPDDDRDLPRTIEQLWHTHSGLRVRCRRVPELRRLFDGYDLLDPGLTTVQDWWPDGPRLRTPGMALRLGYGGVGTTR from the coding sequence ATGACACTCGCACTACCCCCTGGCCTGTTCACCGCCCGGACGTGGCGGCGCCCGGTCGCCTCGCCGGCGCGGATCCACGACGCGGCCCTCGGCGGCACCGACAACTACGTCCTCGACCGCGAAGCACTCGCCGCCCTCGAACACGCGGCACCCGGCTTCACCGAACTGCTGCGCGCGACCCGCGCCTGGCACGTCCGGGTCGTGCGGCACCTCGCCGGCCGCGGCATCGACCAGTTCCTCGACCTCTCCGCCGGCCTGCCCCGCACCCGGGAGAACACCCACCAGGTCGCCCAGCGGTACAACCACGACGCGAAAGTCGTCTACACCTACACCAACCCGCTGCTGCTCAGCTACGCCCGAGCACTGCTGGACGACAACGACGCCACCCACATCGTGCCCGGCGACCACCTCGACCCACACCGCCTGCTCGACAGCGAGCACCTCTGCTCGGCCCTGGACCTCCGCCGTCCGGTCGCGGTCCTGATGACCCGCGGCGTCCAGCACGAACTCGACGACCACCGCCTCGGCGCGGCTCTCGCCGGATACCGCGCCCTGCTCGCCCCCGGATCGGTGCTCGCGCTCAGCGGCTGGGCCGAACCCGACGACGACCGCGACCTGCCCCGAACCATCGAACAGCTGTGGCACACCCACTCCGGCCTGCGCGTCCGGTGTCGCCGTGTCCCCGAGCTGCGGCGGCTGTTCGACGGCTACGACCTGCTCGACCCCGGCCTGACCACCGTGCAGGACTGGTGGCCGGACGGACCCCGGCTGCGCACACCGGGAATGGCCCTTCGACTCGGCTACGGCGGCGTCGGCACCACCCGGTGA